The Filimonas lacunae genomic sequence CCGGTTTGTCTGACGGAATCTCAGCGGAGCAAATCAACGCCACCCCCGATAAACATGTGGGAGAAACCTTAAAGCGCATCACTGGCGTAAGCACCAACGATAACAGGAAAGTAGTGGTGCGCGGTATAGCCGAAAGGTATAACGTGGCCATGCTCAATGGCAGCACTTTACCCAGTACTGATATACAGGAACGCGATTTTGAATTCAACCTCATCCCCTCCAACCTGGTAGAAAGCATTGTGGTGTACAAATCAGCTACGCCCGATATGCCGGGCTTTGCAGGAGGTCTGGTGCAAATCAACACCAAATCCATTCCTGCTAACAACTTCACCACTATCAGCGCCGGCTTATCATACAACTCCCGTACACAGGGCAAAGATTTTTTAGGCCCGCAACGTGGTAAATATGATTATCTCGGATTTGATGATGGAAACCGGGATCATTTTCCCGACCACCTGGTACCCCTTACCGACAACTACGATCCCAGGAAACCCGACAGTCAGAATAAAATTAAAGCGGCCGAAGTTGCAGCGCAAAACAAGCGCATTGGCGGTACCGAACGTTTAGGCACCCGTGTGTACCAGGCAATGCCTTCACAAAACTACCAGTTTAGTATAGGCCGGAATTATTCGCTGAGTAAAAACAACATCCGCTCCCTCGGCTTTGTGGGTTCGCTTTCTTATCGCAACACCCAAAGCAACGATTATATAGCCAATATGCGCCGTGGTAACTGGAGCCGTCAACCCTCTAAAATGCTGGACCCGGAAGATGTGAACACGGGCAATGTATATGGCTTTAACACTACCTGGGGCGTAATGCTGAACTGTGGTTTTAAAACTGCCAAACACCAGGTAAGCACGTATAACCTGTACACCCGCATTTTCGACGACAGGTTCACACGTATTAAGGGCTGGACGCATGAACAGCCTAAAGGGCCGGATGTGGCACCCATTATGGAAGAAGATGACCGCCCTAAATTCAGCAACCTGATACAGAATAAAATTGCCGGCGAACATCAGCTGGGGCGTTTTAAGCTGGAATGGGATGCCACCCGCACTTACCTGCACACATTGGAGCAGGATGCCTTTTCATCGCAGCTGGGTTACCGGTCTTACGCCAATCTGCTCCCTGTATTTCAATACGGCCCGCAACAGGCTTCCGAACCTGGTTACGGAAATATACACAGGGATGAATACAGTTACAGGGAAAGAAACCTGGCTGCTGATATGAGCGTGGCTTATAACCTAAAGCTGGGTAAAACAACCCATATCTTTAAAACAGGATTTAATATACTGGCCAAACATGCTACCTACAACTGGGTGATACTACCTATTGTTACTGTAGATGGTTTTACGAATAAGTACAGCGACATGCCTATCCAGGAATGGGGCAATCATATGACCATGGAAAATCCCCTGAAAGATCTCTTCTATAATCCCGGTTTAGTGTCTATCAGCTCTTTTGAGGGAAAAAGCATTAACCGCAGCGCCTTTTTCATGTTTGATAGCAAAGTGCTACCCAACCTGCGACTGGTAGGTGGTATGCGGGCCGAATATTTCAGAAGCGATACCCTTGGCAATGATGCCAGTCTGCTGCAGGACCGTAACTACAAGTTATATATGGATGATTCGGTGCGAACCTGGTGGCTTCCTTCGCTGAATATTACGTATACTCCTTTGAAAGATTTTAATGTGCGTGCTTCTTATTCAGAATCGGTGGTAAGGCCTGGTTTAATGGAGAATGCCCGCTTTGCCCGTTACAACCCCAGCTTCGGTACCATTTTAAGAAGTCGTGGCGTACTAAGCACCCATGTTAAAAACTACGATGCCAAGTTAGAATGGTTTCCCGGTGCCGGTGAAATACTGTCCGTAGCCTATTTTTATAAATACTTTGATAAGCCTGCTGAGTACTATGCTTATGATCCCGCCAATACCAGCAAGTACGATATACTGATTACTAATTCAGACTGGGCCAAAGTAAGGGGTTGGGAGTTTGAGCTACGTAAAAACCTGGAATTTCTTCATCCCGGAATCAGCTTTCTAAAAGATGTTTACCTGAGTGGTAACCTTACGCTACAGCAATCGGAAGTACGCGCCAGGCAGAAGTATATTAAAAACAATTCCGATGGAAGCGACTCGGTTTTCTTCACCTATATGAAGTATCCCCGCGCCCTGTATGGGCAGGTGCCTGTATTATATAACCTGGGAATGATGTACGCCGGCAACAGGCTGGGCCTGAGCATCAACTATAACCACACCGGTTATAAAACATTCACCACGGGTGATGATCCTAACTTTGTAGAATACGAACGCCCCCGTTCGCAGCTGGACGCGCAGATCACTTATAAATTGCTGAAAGGTAAACTGGAAGCGAAGCTGAATATGAGTAACCTCACCGATGCACCATTCCGTTTTTTTATCAACGACCAATCTACCTTAGAATACAAAACAGTACCCCCCGGTACAGAAACCCCTGAATTTAGCGACCGGTATCAGTATAAAGCAGGTTTCAGCGAAAAATATGAAGAAGGATATGCCGGCAGCGATGGCCGTCCGGTGGGCGACAGAAACAGCTTTACCCGCTATATCGGTCGCACATTCAGTTTTACCCTTTCTTACCATTTCTAATGTTTAAAACAATTCATTATGCAAATTATAACAGGTAAGTGGCGCATACTGCCATTGTTGATACTACTGCTTACATCCTGTACCAAAGGGGGCGATACCGTGTTAAAGCCCATACTGGAAGTAAAGCCATATAGTATTTCAGGTTTTGCCGTTCAGCCGCTGGATCAGTATTTTGATGGAGTGAAGGTGAGAACGTTGCATGGCTCCATCAACGCCAGTATGGAAATAGCCTTTATGCAGGAAGAAACCCTGATGGAGTTAAAGAACAGCACTACCGGCAAAGTGGTGTACTCACAAAAGTTCTATAGAAAAGACGAGGAGCATAAAGTGCCCCTGTTTTATTACGATGGCACTACCCTGAAAGAACGTTATGAATATCCTGCCCCGCAAGGCGCAGAATACCTCGCTAATTTCTTTTTCGATTTTCCCAAAGAAGAAGGCGCAGCAGATGTAGTAGTGGTAATGGTAGAGTATTACTGGGATGAAACGCTTCCACAGGGATATGGTGTTGCAGCAGCTACCACCATACCTATTGCCACCAATATACAACCCGGTAAATGGAGTGATTATATTACACTACCTGCTCTTCCTGATTTCCCCCCTAAAAGCCGGCCTGATGGAGAATTTATGCCCTATATCTGTGTAAAGAAAACAGGTAGCGATTTGTATTTTACGCATAACGACGATACCACAGCTACACATCTTCTGAATAAAGCAGATATCAATTCCTTTCCACTAGAACTTCCACAACCAGGTGGTTCACAGGGAAAAGTACAAAGCTATTATATAGGCTTGCAGCAGTTTGAAACAGGGGCCATGCTAACACCCAAACTGGACCTGGTGCAAATGTTTCCGTAAGCTTATTTCTCTGTTGATAATCCGTGATTACATCGGATCTGACAATGCCCGGCATTTTTAATCAGCCTGCAGGTAAAACGCTTGCAGGCTTTTCTATGAACAGAAACAGCCAATAAATGATACTCCGGAATAAAGAGTAGCACTTATTGGCTGTTTCAAAAAAGTCAATCCTACATAGATGCGAATATTGCTGCCAGTTTCGCCTGCAAGGCTTCCCCACGCAAATTCCTTCCTACAATCTTACCGGTGGGGTCTACCAGCAGGTTACTGGGTATACCACTAATACCGTAATACTGCGATACCTCATTTTTCCAGCCCTTTAAATCTGATAACTGCACCCAGGGCAGTTTGTCATCTTCCACAGCTTTCAACCAGCGCTCCCGGTTATCGTCTAACGATACCCCCAGCACTGTAAAGCCTTTCTCCTGAAAACGCTCATATGCCTTTAGCACATTGGGGTTCTCAGCACGACAAGGCCCACACCAGCTGGCCCAGAAATCTACCAGCACATATTTCCCACGAAACGAAGAAAACTGTACCGGCTCGCCAGCGGCATTCTTTTGTGTAAAGTCCAGCGCCTGTTGACCATAGCTGCTTCTTTTAAGCAATGCTAACCTATCAGTAAGACGCCGGCCCTCGCCTGTTTGCAGCATACTGCTGTCCAACAGATCGTAAGAAGCTTTCACTACTGTATAATCGCTCATTACTGTGCAATCTGTTACCAGCGACATACTAAAAACGCTGTAGGGATGACCCGCTATATAATCTTCGCGCATTTTTCTGTTTGCACTATCCAGCTTTTCGTTCAAGTCTGTTGCTAAACGGGCCTTCTCCTCTTTATCCGTAGCGGCGGCCCATTGGGCGCGAAGCGGTTTCCATTTGTCTGTAGCCGCTTTCAATGCAACTGCATAGGCTGTTGCTTCATCCTGCAAGGGAGAGCCTGTAATCTTTATACTATTCAGAGAATCCACATGGCCGGTAATGGCAATATCTCCCCCTTCTACAAAAAAGTAGGTGGGTTTACCTGCTATCATCATAGCCATTCGCTGCGCTTCCACTGTCTGCCCCGTCCATTCAAAGCGGTCATTCACCGTTTTTACAGAATCCAGTTTCATATCCTTTCCCTGGTAATAAAACACCTGCACAGGCTGTTGCTGCAACCCTTTTATGTTTGCGCTGATATGTACCGTTTGAGCATATACCGGGGTAGCCAGCGCAACGGTTATCAACAGATATATCATTCTTTTCATAGTATCACATTGTATTCGTTAAAACACCACTTTCGTTCCTTTCCAGCCCCAGTCCGTACCCGCTGTTCCTGTTTCACCCCATACGCCTTTTTTACCGGCATTTTCTATACCGCCAAAAGTATAAGGCTGCACACTGGTAAGACGCAACTGGTTTTGTGTAATAGGAAACTGGGTAGGGCTACCTGGTTGCAACAGGTTATGTCTGCGCATATACCCAAACGGCCCTATGTTACTACCGCCAATATCAATGCTGATTGCATATTCGTAATGCAGGGCATAGCTGATGGCCTGTTCTGTGGCAGGCACCTGGCGTAACCCACCTTTCGCTATTCTTTCCGAGGTAGGCGCATTCAGTTCAGCAGCAGCGCCCGACAGGTCGCCGGTCCAGAATAAAGCCTCCGCACGCAGTAAGTCTACTTCTTCTTTCAACATAATCACCTGCCGATTGCTATACATAGCTGCATTAGCACCGTTACCCCAACGGATACGTCCATAGTTGCTGAACATATAACGACCAAGCGATGCATCTAAATAGCCACCAAAAGCAGCGTAATACTGGAAGTAAGTGGCAAAGCGGGCGTCATTGGTTTTTACCGGCCCCAGCACCGTGTTGTCTGTAGGGTAAGCATCCGGATAAGTGCCTGTAGTATCAGCAAAGTAAGCCAGCTTAATATCTACAGGCAGGTAAGGCGCGCCACTCACCAGGAAAGAAAGATAATAAGTAGAATAGTTATAATAATAACCCGAACCTGCATAGGGTGCGGTGGTAAAGTCATCCGTAAGTCCTGCCTTGGCATAAGTGTATACCCTGTTCCAGAAAGTAGATCCTAATGCGCGGGCTTCTGCCTTATCGCGTGGTATAGAAGCCAGGAAACGCGCCGCCAGCGAATTGGCAAAGCGAATAAACTGTGCCTTGTCTGCTACTACACCCGGGTAAAACTCAGCCATAGTAATGCTGGTTGCCTGGTTGGCAAAACCAATAGCCATATCCAGGTGCTTCACCGCATTTTCAATCATCTCTTTATAAGAATTGGGATAAGCCTGTGGCGTAGCCACACCCAGGTCCTGGTCAACGATGATACCCCGGTCGTAAGTAGCACCGAGAAAACCTTGCGAAATACCTTGTACCAGGTGGGCAATAGCATACACTTCGTTGGTGCGGCTAACTCCTTTACTATCTACACCAGGCTTGCCGGCGTTTAACCCGGTTATTACCTTTACCGCGTCCAGGTTAGCCTGGTAAAAAAACTGGTAAGGCGCATACATAACACTTTGGCCATTATAAGAATCAGCCGTGTTCAATGCAATGCGCGGTTCTACATTAAAATCTATCCACCTGTAAGAACCATTGTGCGTAGTGGTTTGATCGCCCAGCAACCCAAAGCCGGTGGTGGAATAGATAGCATCATTGCTCCAGAACATGGCAGAATTCAGGGAACTGGCAGCCACTTTAAAATAATAATCAGGCGTAATGGCCAGCGCTTCATTCAGGGTAAAGGTATTGGGATCGTCAAACTGCATTTTATGACAACCCGTTATCAACAAGGGGGTGATCAGCAATAGTATATACAATAACTTTTTCATCTTTTCGGTTTTAATGATCAGGAAACCACCTCTTAAAAATTCAGCGTAAGCTTAGCCGTGTAAGTACGATAAACAGGATAAGGATAATTATCAAAGTAACCTTCCGGATTGCTTCCGCTAAACTTAGACCAGGTATACAGGTTGCGGCCTGTTAAAGCAATACGGGCACTCTGCAACACTTTTATGCCTTTGAACCTGGGCAACGTATAGCTGAGGGATATTTCGCGAAGCGATAAATAAGAAGCGCTTTCCAGCCAGAAATTGGTAAGAGTATTGCCATTATACAGCGCTTGCATATAGGCTTCCGGAA encodes the following:
- a CDS encoding TonB-dependent receptor, whose translation is MKIKIRLFRRYPKSFGRALLRQLLLSGCVFFTVATGFGQQTGMVKKVKLDVTQTTLSKVLDALDQQSEYSFNYIREDFDKMVVKDINIDNISLQDALQLLRKKAGIEYTVSGASVLFRKAAPVIVTPKKDPGKISGKIVDDENGQPVVGATIVIHGNTLLSDVEGEFVLALSNGSYTATVSFIGYGSKEVSDIPVKEDAITPLSITLKREKGQLSGIVVKSSARKESIAALFVKQKNAAGLSDGISAEQINATPDKHVGETLKRITGVSTNDNRKVVVRGIAERYNVAMLNGSTLPSTDIQERDFEFNLIPSNLVESIVVYKSATPDMPGFAGGLVQINTKSIPANNFTTISAGLSYNSRTQGKDFLGPQRGKYDYLGFDDGNRDHFPDHLVPLTDNYDPRKPDSQNKIKAAEVAAQNKRIGGTERLGTRVYQAMPSQNYQFSIGRNYSLSKNNIRSLGFVGSLSYRNTQSNDYIANMRRGNWSRQPSKMLDPEDVNTGNVYGFNTTWGVMLNCGFKTAKHQVSTYNLYTRIFDDRFTRIKGWTHEQPKGPDVAPIMEEDDRPKFSNLIQNKIAGEHQLGRFKLEWDATRTYLHTLEQDAFSSQLGYRSYANLLPVFQYGPQQASEPGYGNIHRDEYSYRERNLAADMSVAYNLKLGKTTHIFKTGFNILAKHATYNWVILPIVTVDGFTNKYSDMPIQEWGNHMTMENPLKDLFYNPGLVSISSFEGKSINRSAFFMFDSKVLPNLRLVGGMRAEYFRSDTLGNDASLLQDRNYKLYMDDSVRTWWLPSLNITYTPLKDFNVRASYSESVVRPGLMENARFARYNPSFGTILRSRGVLSTHVKNYDAKLEWFPGAGEILSVAYFYKYFDKPAEYYAYDPANTSKYDILITNSDWAKVRGWEFELRKNLEFLHPGISFLKDVYLSGNLTLQQSEVRARQKYIKNNSDGSDSVFFTYMKYPRALYGQVPVLYNLGMMYAGNRLGLSINYNHTGYKTFTTGDDPNFVEYERPRSQLDAQITYKLLKGKLEAKLNMSNLTDAPFRFFINDQSTLEYKTVPPGTETPEFSDRYQYKAGFSEKYEEGYAGSDGRPVGDRNSFTRYIGRTFSFTLSYHF
- a CDS encoding TlpA disulfide reductase family protein → MKRMIYLLITVALATPVYAQTVHISANIKGLQQQPVQVFYYQGKDMKLDSVKTVNDRFEWTGQTVEAQRMAMMIAGKPTYFFVEGGDIAITGHVDSLNSIKITGSPLQDEATAYAVALKAATDKWKPLRAQWAAATDKEEKARLATDLNEKLDSANRKMREDYIAGHPYSVFSMSLVTDCTVMSDYTVVKASYDLLDSSMLQTGEGRRLTDRLALLKRSSYGQQALDFTQKNAAGEPVQFSSFRGKYVLVDFWASWCGPCRAENPNVLKAYERFQEKGFTVLGVSLDDNRERWLKAVEDDKLPWVQLSDLKGWKNEVSQYYGISGIPSNLLVDPTGKIVGRNLRGEALQAKLAAIFASM
- a CDS encoding RagB/SusD family nutrient uptake outer membrane protein; translation: MKKLLYILLLITPLLITGCHKMQFDDPNTFTLNEALAITPDYYFKVAASSLNSAMFWSNDAIYSTTGFGLLGDQTTTHNGSYRWIDFNVEPRIALNTADSYNGQSVMYAPYQFFYQANLDAVKVITGLNAGKPGVDSKGVSRTNEVYAIAHLVQGISQGFLGATYDRGIIVDQDLGVATPQAYPNSYKEMIENAVKHLDMAIGFANQATSITMAEFYPGVVADKAQFIRFANSLAARFLASIPRDKAEARALGSTFWNRVYTYAKAGLTDDFTTAPYAGSGYYYNYSTYYLSFLVSGAPYLPVDIKLAYFADTTGTYPDAYPTDNTVLGPVKTNDARFATYFQYYAAFGGYLDASLGRYMFSNYGRIRWGNGANAAMYSNRQVIMLKEEVDLLRAEALFWTGDLSGAAAELNAPTSERIAKGGLRQVPATEQAISYALHYEYAISIDIGGSNIGPFGYMRRHNLLQPGSPTQFPITQNQLRLTSVQPYTFGGIENAGKKGVWGETGTAGTDWGWKGTKVVF